A region of Maridesulfovibrio sp. DNA encodes the following proteins:
- the nhaB gene encoding sodium/proton antiporter NhaB: MQQTFLQSLGSNFLGHAPKWYKKVILAFLIINPILIFTVGSQIAGWALIAEFIFTLAMALKCYPLPAGGLLAIEAVALGMTSPETVYHEALNNFEVILLLIFMVAGIYFMKEFLQFTFTRILVRVRSKIAISLMFCFAGAFLSAFLDALTVTAVIIAVAYSFYNIYHRFASGKTMQCEHDLCSDQAVIEKNRSDLKEFRAFLRNLMMHGAVGTALGGVCTLVGEPQNLLIGGEMGWHFVDFFVEVMPVSLPVLAIGLLTCMTVEKFHLFGYGAKLPGNIRSHLLETAIKMEEKQGQSGKTRLIIQCFTGLWLVIALAFHLAAVGVIGLSVIIILTSMNGYIEEHQLGKAFEEALPFTALLVVFFSIVGVIHDQEIFHPIIEFVLSLQGHTQLAAYYIANGLLSAISDNVFVATVYISETKLHFINLLGTLPDIGMSGQALMEKLTDPHLARIDVVAGMPQATAAKVLEIMHHFDKLAVAINTGTNIPSVATPNGQAAFLFLLTSALAPVIRLSYGRMVMLALPYTITMSLTGLAAVNYFL, translated from the coding sequence CCTGGCAATGGCCTTGAAGTGTTACCCCCTTCCGGCAGGCGGTTTACTGGCTATTGAAGCTGTCGCACTCGGGATGACCTCACCCGAGACAGTTTACCATGAAGCACTGAACAACTTCGAAGTAATCCTGCTGCTGATCTTTATGGTCGCAGGCATCTACTTCATGAAAGAATTTCTGCAATTCACCTTTACCCGTATTCTGGTCCGGGTACGTTCCAAAATTGCCATCTCGCTGATGTTCTGCTTTGCCGGAGCTTTTCTCTCCGCCTTTCTGGACGCACTCACAGTTACCGCGGTTATCATTGCCGTAGCCTACAGTTTTTACAATATCTACCACCGGTTCGCATCAGGCAAGACCATGCAATGTGAGCACGACCTCTGCAGTGATCAGGCGGTCATAGAAAAGAACCGTTCCGATCTTAAGGAATTCAGGGCCTTCCTGCGCAACCTTATGATGCACGGAGCTGTCGGTACCGCTCTGGGCGGAGTATGTACTCTGGTAGGCGAACCCCAGAACCTGCTTATCGGCGGGGAAATGGGATGGCACTTCGTTGACTTTTTTGTGGAAGTAATGCCTGTATCCCTGCCTGTACTTGCTATCGGGCTGCTGACATGCATGACTGTGGAAAAATTTCATCTCTTCGGCTACGGCGCAAAGCTGCCCGGCAATATCCGTTCCCACCTGCTCGAAACCGCAATTAAAATGGAAGAAAAGCAGGGACAGAGCGGAAAGACCAGACTGATCATCCAGTGCTTCACAGGACTGTGGCTGGTTATAGCTCTGGCTTTTCACCTCGCAGCTGTCGGAGTTATCGGCCTCTCGGTAATCATCATTCTCACTTCAATGAACGGATACATCGAAGAGCACCAGTTGGGTAAAGCTTTTGAAGAAGCCCTGCCTTTTACCGCACTGCTGGTTGTCTTTTTCTCAATTGTCGGCGTAATTCACGATCAGGAAATTTTTCATCCGATCATCGAATTCGTTCTCAGTCTGCAGGGACACACACAGCTTGCCGCATATTACATCGCCAACGGATTGCTTTCTGCAATCTCGGATAACGTATTTGTGGCCACTGTCTACATATCCGAAACAAAACTTCATTTCATCAATCTACTGGGAACTCTCCCAGACATAGGCATGAGCGGTCAGGCCTTGATGGAAAAGCTCACCGATCCTCATCTGGCGAGGATCGATGTTGTCGCCGGTATGCCTCAAGCTACTGCTGCAAAAGTACTTGAGATCATGCATCACTTTGACAAACTGGCCGTGGCCATTAACACAGGAACCAACATCCCCAGTGTGGCTACCCCTAACGGACAGGCGGCTTTCCTCTTTCTCCTGACCTCAGCCCTTGCACCGGTCATAAGACTCTCTTATGGCCGTATGGTAATGCTGGCATTACCATATACCATCACCATGTCCCTGACGGGACTCGCGGCAGTCAATTACTTCTTGTAA